The Pelosinus sp. IPA-1 genome contains a region encoding:
- a CDS encoding 2-oxoacid:acceptor oxidoreductase family protein, producing the protein MMQQIRLCGSGGQGVITAAIILAEAAIMEGKEAVQSQSYGPEARGGASKAEVIISEEFIYHPKVVTPDVVLALTQQAADKYSSDLCGNGVLVIDEDLVPESPVHPNVVKVPLTRLAVEGLGKDLFTNIVSLGLLVKVTGVVSFETIQKAVAKRVPKATIEKNMQALRIGFDAHS; encoded by the coding sequence ATAATGCAACAAATACGTTTATGCGGATCAGGCGGTCAAGGAGTAATTACTGCCGCAATCATTCTGGCAGAAGCAGCCATCATGGAAGGCAAGGAAGCAGTACAATCCCAGTCCTATGGACCAGAAGCACGGGGGGGGGCTTCCAAGGCGGAAGTTATTATATCGGAGGAATTCATCTATCATCCTAAAGTAGTGACGCCAGACGTGGTTTTAGCTCTGACACAACAGGCAGCAGATAAATATTCATCTGATCTTTGTGGTAATGGCGTTCTTGTTATTGACGAAGATCTAGTGCCAGAGTCTCCCGTGCATCCGAATGTAGTCAAGGTGCCATTAACGCGTCTAGCTGTAGAGGGACTTGGTAAGGACTTGTTTACAAACATTGTTTCCTTAGGACTTTTGGTGAAAGTAACTGGAGTTGTGTCTTTTGAAACCATTCAAAAGGCTGTTGCCAAAAGAGTACCGAAAGCAACAATAGAAAAAAATATGCAGGCTTTGCGTATTGGGTTTGATGCACATAGCTAA
- a CDS encoding MFS transporter, translating to MIDAKKIGIIALLAGGMFINAIDRGALGVAAPIMIKELNMDPALMGVALSVFYWSYIVCMVPVGRFADKYGAKKALGWAAVLWSFMSAATGFVHSFYGLILTRLGVGAGEAAGNPLSAKVISENFSSEQRATATGFCLSGTKLGMAAVPLLMGFLITQWNWRIAFFVTGLGSLLWCICWYYFYKDVSEQVDVVLGPHKVAIPWKQFLTNRCVLGLMLTKFFLDYLWVLFVSWLPAYLIMERGFSIIKMGIYASIPWVVGFVAQPAMGYFSDWLIKKGVSVTKARKYTLVGSQLVAASVIGVGFVDDPIIAVILLTINIAGESASAGIMWTILAEVSPKGMGGTVSSAINTISSIAGVLAPTITGFIYKFTGSFQMALFVAGVGILISACAILFIVPEIKPIEFNKKSNM from the coding sequence ATGATAGATGCTAAGAAGATTGGAATCATTGCATTACTCGCGGGTGGGATGTTTATTAATGCTATTGATCGCGGTGCACTGGGAGTAGCGGCGCCGATTATGATTAAAGAATTGAACATGGACCCAGCCTTGATGGGAGTTGCGTTGTCGGTTTTTTATTGGAGTTATATTGTATGTATGGTTCCGGTAGGACGATTTGCCGACAAATATGGCGCAAAAAAAGCATTGGGCTGGGCTGCGGTGCTTTGGTCCTTTATGTCTGCGGCAACAGGCTTTGTGCACAGTTTTTATGGGCTGATTTTAACCCGTCTGGGTGTTGGTGCAGGTGAAGCGGCAGGAAATCCGTTGAGTGCAAAAGTAATAAGTGAGAACTTTTCGTCAGAGCAGAGGGCAACGGCAACGGGTTTCTGTCTTTCAGGTACTAAACTTGGTATGGCGGCTGTTCCACTATTAATGGGATTTTTGATCACTCAGTGGAATTGGCGTATCGCATTTTTTGTGACAGGCCTAGGTAGCTTGTTGTGGTGTATATGTTGGTATTACTTTTATAAAGATGTTTCAGAGCAAGTTGATGTGGTTTTAGGTCCGCACAAGGTCGCTATACCATGGAAACAGTTCTTGACTAATCGATGTGTTCTTGGACTGATGCTCACTAAGTTCTTTCTGGACTATCTGTGGGTGTTATTTGTTAGCTGGCTTCCTGCTTATCTGATAATGGAGAGAGGTTTTTCGATTATCAAGATGGGAATATATGCGTCTATCCCCTGGGTTGTCGGCTTTGTTGCTCAGCCCGCAATGGGTTACTTTTCCGACTGGCTTATTAAGAAGGGCGTAAGTGTTACCAAAGCCAGAAAGTATACATTAGTGGGTTCTCAGTTAGTTGCCGCCTCGGTTATTGGGGTAGGATTTGTTGATGATCCGATCATTGCTGTTATTCTCTTGACCATAAATATTGCGGGCGAATCGGCATCGGCTGGAATAATGTGGACAATTCTAGCGGAAGTTTCACCCAAAGGAATGGGCGGAACTGTGTCCAGTGCCATAAATACGATTAGCTCTATAGCTGGTGTGCTGGCTCCAACCATTACAGGTTTCATTTATAAATTTACTGGCAGTTTTCAAATGGCGCTATTCGTAGCTGGCGTAGGTATATTGATATCGGCATGTGCTATTTTGTTTATTGTTCCGGAGATTAAGCCGATTGAGTTTAATAAAAAATCCAATATGTAG
- a CDS encoding methyl-accepting chemotaxis protein has product MLRKFLSHLQFKLIGVICLILLVTLGVVSFVTYKKTDTILSKNSAELQQAVAQDYAREVEFEFNGLLNDVYCIATSEQMTNVTDKNQIRQILRKEFKRFPMFSALWYFDLDGISIDTTGLETKSDEREYFQIVKRTQKPYVSNPYISKVTGKFVVAVVYPVFRNGKMDGMINAVYPSDKILEKVQQAKFGKTGYAILVGGDGLVVADGNNADLVGKANFLKQDIPDALNLAQKKLDERVVKSTKEALSGNIVQTSYTNYDNNSKYAVFRPVQLGEQQRWGLIITTETKEIYEDANNLLKWILLISLIGLLISGAIAYSFGRKFTKPILAINQEMALVAQGDLRKRSISVVSSDELGQMVKSFLVMRDSLINIVEKVQHESQQVAAASEELTASAEQSAQAANQVASSITEVAQGADKQHHVVSAAAEIVGQMSGSIQQVAANANVLSQQSTKAAETAKEGGKSVEGAVKQMTEIEHTVSCSAQVVARLGERSKEIGQIVDTISGIAGQTNLLALNAAIEAARAGEQGRGFAVVAEEVRKLAEQSQEAAKQIAHLISEIQDETDKAVSAMDEGTRDVKVGTGIVNEAGKAFQEIISLVDNLAGQVEEISAAIRNLASGSQKIVSSVQVIDQLTVTATGEAQNVSAATEEQSASMEEIASSSQSLAKMAQDLQEVVSKFRI; this is encoded by the coding sequence ATGTTGCGGAAGTTTTTGTCTCACTTGCAGTTCAAATTAATTGGTGTCATCTGTCTGATCTTGCTTGTGACTCTTGGGGTTGTTTCATTTGTTACCTACAAAAAGACGGATACAATTCTCTCAAAAAATTCAGCAGAACTGCAACAAGCCGTTGCGCAGGATTATGCTCGGGAAGTTGAATTTGAATTCAATGGATTGTTAAACGATGTTTATTGTATCGCTACGTCGGAGCAAATGACTAATGTAACCGACAAAAATCAAATTCGTCAGATATTACGTAAGGAATTTAAACGGTTTCCGATGTTTAGTGCTCTGTGGTATTTCGACTTGGATGGAATCTCCATTGATACTACAGGACTAGAAACAAAAAGCGATGAACGGGAATATTTTCAAATTGTAAAGCGGACGCAGAAGCCCTATGTTTCTAATCCCTATATTTCCAAGGTTACTGGGAAGTTCGTTGTTGCCGTAGTATACCCTGTTTTTCGCAACGGCAAGATGGATGGCATGATTAATGCAGTCTACCCATCGGATAAAATCCTGGAGAAGGTTCAGCAAGCAAAATTCGGCAAGACGGGGTATGCTATCCTGGTAGGAGGAGATGGTTTAGTTGTTGCGGACGGAAACAATGCCGATTTAGTTGGAAAAGCTAACTTTCTCAAGCAAGACATTCCTGACGCCTTAAATCTTGCCCAGAAAAAGCTTGATGAAAGGGTAGTGAAGTCCACCAAGGAAGCACTTAGCGGCAATATTGTTCAGACTTCTTATACCAACTATGATAATAACTCTAAATATGCAGTGTTTCGTCCTGTACAACTAGGTGAACAGCAGCGTTGGGGTTTGATTATTACAACAGAAACGAAAGAGATATATGAAGATGCGAATAATTTATTGAAATGGATACTATTAATATCTCTTATCGGCTTACTTATCTCTGGAGCAATCGCCTATTCATTCGGGAGAAAATTTACCAAGCCGATCTTGGCTATTAATCAAGAGATGGCGTTAGTTGCCCAAGGAGATTTAAGAAAACGCAGTATCTCTGTCGTCAGTAGTGATGAACTGGGGCAAATGGTAAAAAGTTTCTTGGTAATGAGGGATTCTCTAATCAATATAGTTGAAAAGGTACAACACGAGTCTCAGCAGGTAGCGGCGGCATCCGAGGAACTTACTGCTAGTGCTGAGCAATCCGCACAGGCTGCCAATCAAGTCGCTTCATCAATAACCGAAGTGGCACAAGGAGCCGACAAACAGCATCATGTAGTAAGTGCGGCCGCTGAGATAGTAGGGCAAATGTCGGGGAGTATCCAGCAAGTAGCGGCGAATGCCAATGTATTATCGCAGCAGTCGACTAAAGCTGCTGAAACAGCAAAAGAAGGCGGTAAGTCAGTGGAGGGTGCAGTTAAACAAATGACCGAAATTGAACATACTGTTAGCTGTTCAGCCCAAGTTGTCGCTCGACTAGGTGAACGATCGAAAGAAATAGGACAAATTGTGGACACTATTTCCGGAATTGCAGGTCAGACCAATCTCTTAGCCCTTAACGCTGCTATCGAGGCGGCAAGAGCGGGTGAACAGGGACGCGGCTTTGCTGTTGTTGCCGAAGAGGTTCGTAAGCTAGCAGAACAATCTCAAGAGGCAGCCAAGCAAATCGCACATCTGATTAGCGAGATCCAGGATGAAACAGACAAAGCGGTATCGGCTATGGACGAGGGTACACGAGATGTTAAAGTGGGTACTGGGATAGTAAATGAGGCAGGTAAAGCTTTTCAAGAAATTATTAGTCTTGTAGACAATTTAGCGGGGCAGGTCGAAGAAATTTCAGCAGCTATTAGGAATTTAGCCAGTGGCAGTCAAAAGATTGTGTCGTCCGTTCAGGTAATTGATCAACTAACGGTGACAGCGACCGGGGAAGCACAGAACGTTTCAGCAGCCACAGAAGAACAGTCTGCATCAATGGAAGAAATTGCATCTTCAAGCCAAAGTCTTGCCAAAATGGCTCAGGATTTACAAGAAGTTGTTAGTAAGTTTCGCATTTAA
- a CDS encoding amidohydrolase family protein: protein MEDKVSNQGPFSSGTRRPYLIAPANACDCHMHIYDSRFAPSPHWEKRPPEANVDDYRFFQKGIGTTRTVVVTPSTYGIDNRCTLDAIEQIGPTARGVAVVDMDVSDDELKRLDSLGICGIRVNFVSPQSWGVTTVEMLETLAKRISNLGWHVQILMLGDQIVAMEGVLQQLPVPIVIDHLARIPQPAGVDHPAFKTMLRLLDKGQTWVKLSGAYMDTKIGPPSYNDVTKVAQGFVKAAPERMVWGSDWPHPTEKEKPNDAVLFDLLSKWAIEEAAIYKILVENPAILYGFSK from the coding sequence ATGGAAGACAAGGTAAGCAACCAGGGACCTTTTTCTAGTGGCACACGGCGTCCTTATCTCATAGCGCCAGCGAATGCCTGTGACTGTCATATGCATATTTATGATAGTCGATTTGCACCATCACCTCATTGGGAAAAACGTCCGCCAGAAGCGAATGTGGATGATTATCGCTTTTTTCAGAAGGGGATTGGCACTACACGTACTGTAGTTGTCACTCCATCCACTTATGGTATTGACAATCGTTGCACCCTTGATGCAATAGAACAAATTGGTCCAACGGCACGCGGAGTGGCTGTTGTTGATATGGATGTATCAGATGACGAGTTGAAGCGACTGGACAGTTTGGGCATATGCGGGATTCGTGTTAACTTTGTTTCTCCCCAATCTTGGGGTGTGACTACAGTAGAAATGTTAGAAACCCTTGCGAAGCGCATAAGCAATCTCGGTTGGCATGTGCAGATTTTAATGTTGGGTGACCAGATCGTTGCCATGGAGGGGGTTTTACAGCAACTACCCGTACCGATAGTAATTGATCATTTGGCTCGCATACCGCAGCCAGCGGGTGTGGATCACCCAGCATTTAAGACTATGTTAAGGTTGCTTGATAAAGGACAGACTTGGGTTAAACTTTCTGGTGCTTATATGGATACAAAGATTGGTCCGCCTAGCTATAATGACGTGACGAAGGTAGCCCAGGGGTTTGTCAAAGCAGCACCAGAGCGAATGGTTTGGGGGAGTGATTGGCCACATCCAACAGAGAAAGAAAAGCCTAATGATGCAGTGCTTTTTGATCTTCTGTCCAAGTGGGCAATAGAAGAAGCCGCGATTTATAAAATTCTTGTCGAAAATCCAGCAATTTTATATGGATTCTCAAAATGA
- a CDS encoding amidohydrolase family protein encodes MDNKIVTRRTFLKGTGLTFMALSGIRIPVGSAESYSTEQKVPYSSGSELPNLKVPLNATDCHHHIYDSRFPVDPNSTLRHPNATVADYRLLQKRLGTTRNVIVQPSTYGVDNSGLVESLKEFGLKTTRGIAVVNTSVTDAELAELDKVGVRGIRFNMSVPGEATNMDMVQTLAQRINELGWHIQVVAKPDKILAGKDVWSSVPCPVVFDHLGHITSVDQPAFEVILNLLREGKGWVKLSGAYILSKVGSPTYADRTIVAKAYVNEVPGQLVWGSDWPHPTSKIDNKPDDAILMSLLTEWAPDEALQRRILVDNPARLYGFLE; translated from the coding sequence ATGGATAATAAAATAGTCACACGTCGTACTTTTCTTAAAGGTACAGGATTGACTTTCATGGCATTAAGCGGAATTCGTATCCCAGTGGGAAGTGCTGAAAGTTATTCCACCGAACAAAAAGTGCCTTATTCATCTGGTAGTGAGTTGCCGAATTTGAAGGTGCCTTTGAATGCGACAGATTGTCATCATCATATCTATGATTCACGCTTTCCTGTTGATCCCAATTCCACCCTTAGGCATCCTAATGCCACAGTTGCCGATTACCGTCTGCTGCAAAAGCGGCTGGGCACAACGCGTAATGTAATCGTGCAGCCTTCCACCTATGGTGTGGACAACAGTGGACTTGTTGAATCTCTCAAGGAATTCGGTCTTAAAACAACTCGGGGGATTGCCGTAGTTAATACCAGTGTCACCGATGCTGAGTTGGCAGAATTAGATAAGGTTGGCGTGCGCGGTATTCGCTTCAATATGTCGGTGCCAGGCGAAGCTACGAATATGGATATGGTGCAAACTCTGGCACAGCGGATTAATGAGCTAGGATGGCACATTCAAGTTGTGGCCAAACCGGATAAAATTTTAGCTGGCAAAGACGTGTGGAGCAGTGTTCCGTGTCCAGTAGTATTCGACCACTTAGGGCATATTACCAGTGTCGATCAGCCAGCCTTTGAAGTTATTCTTAATCTGCTGCGGGAAGGCAAGGGCTGGGTGAAATTATCTGGTGCTTATATTCTTAGTAAAGTTGGTTCGCCGACTTACGCAGACAGAACTATAGTAGCAAAAGCGTATGTAAATGAAGTACCAGGGCAATTGGTGTGGGGTAGTGATTGGCCGCATCCTACGTCAAAAATTGACAATAAGCCTGATGATGCTATCCTCATGAGCTTGTTGACGGAGTGGGCACCAGATGAGGCTCTGCAAAGACGCATTTTGGTGGATAATCCAGCTAGGCTTTATGGCTTCCTCGAATAG
- a CDS encoding MurR/RpiR family transcriptional regulator — translation MERTVLLLLQEKMEILTSAQRKVADYILKNPTEVAFLTTDQLAGIIGVSVATVMRLAYALGYTGYAQFQKDLQEMLRSRVASPPTRLETNIKKVGKNKLLLECAEVQMNNIKKTVEFMSDEAIEKAFNLIFAAKKIYVIGIRGSSSVANYLNEGLNRIGVDSELLITDSGRLQSILVKPPLDSLFIALSLPRYGKRTFEVVQVAKNKGAKILSITDGYSSPFALLSDAFLACAFESLSFHNSEIGAMFLADFLVTGVAIRNSNKTKYYLEEIEKIVTATDANLLK, via the coding sequence ATGGAAAGAACTGTTTTGCTGTTATTGCAGGAGAAGATGGAAATCCTTACTTCTGCTCAACGTAAAGTTGCTGATTATATTTTGAAAAATCCAACTGAAGTGGCATTTTTGACAACCGATCAATTGGCAGGAATTATTGGGGTTAGCGTAGCCACTGTTATGCGATTGGCTTATGCTCTTGGATATACTGGCTATGCGCAGTTCCAGAAGGATTTACAGGAAATGTTACGCAGCCGAGTTGCGTCACCCCCGACACGATTGGAAACAAATATAAAAAAAGTGGGAAAAAATAAGCTTTTGCTCGAATGTGCTGAAGTCCAAATGAATAACATCAAGAAAACAGTGGAATTTATGTCTGATGAGGCGATTGAGAAGGCCTTTAATCTTATATTTGCTGCGAAGAAGATATATGTTATTGGGATTCGAGGAAGTTCTTCGGTGGCTAATTATTTGAATGAAGGGCTAAACCGTATTGGTGTTGATAGTGAATTATTGATTACCGATTCTGGACGACTACAGTCAATTTTAGTGAAGCCCCCTCTTGACTCTTTATTTATCGCCTTAAGTTTACCGCGATATGGAAAAAGAACCTTTGAAGTTGTTCAGGTAGCAAAAAATAAAGGCGCGAAAATATTATCAATTACAGATGGATATTCGTCACCATTTGCGCTGTTATCTGACGCTTTCCTAGCGTGCGCCTTCGAAAGTTTATCATTTCACAATTCTGAAATCGGTGCTATGTTTCTGGCTGACTTTTTAGTAACCGGTGTGGCTATTCGAAATTCCAACAAAACTAAATATTATTTGGAAGAAATTGAAAAAATAGTAACTGCAACTGATGCTAACTTATTGAAATAA
- a CDS encoding DMT family transporter, translating to MNSIYYLLAFISGSVLTLQVGINGKLLHSLGSPVLTSFISFMVGTIGLGVIYVCAAFLGVQTVPSLQSFSLPSWWVWSGGLLGAFYIFTVIFVAPKIGFANMFSLVVAGQIILAILFDHFGVLGNQIHSLTALKSVGVALLIAGVYLIQTN from the coding sequence ATGAATTCAATCTATTATTTGTTGGCATTCATTTCGGGATCAGTGTTAACTTTGCAAGTTGGAATTAACGGGAAACTATTACATAGCCTTGGGAGTCCTGTGCTTACTTCATTTATCAGTTTTATGGTAGGTACTATTGGATTAGGGGTTATTTATGTGTGTGCTGCTTTTCTTGGGGTACAAACAGTACCCTCTTTACAGAGCTTTTCTCTTCCCAGCTGGTGGGTATGGAGCGGGGGTTTATTGGGAGCATTTTATATTTTTACAGTTATTTTTGTTGCTCCTAAGATTGGATTTGCTAATATGTTTAGCCTAGTTGTTGCAGGGCAAATTATTCTGGCTATTTTGTTTGATCATTTTGGTGTGTTAGGAAACCAGATTCACAGTTTAACTGCGCTAAAATCGGTAGGTGTAGCTTTATTGATCGCTGGTGTATATCTAATTCAAACAAACTAG
- a CDS encoding NADH:flavin oxidoreductase, whose product MSYLLQSLQAGSLSLANRLVMPPMATSKADSDGKVNAGVLDYYTEKSAGGYLSLVIIEHSFIQQAGKASENQLSVADDSVIEELRKLANVIHRNGAKAIMQINHAGSAADEKVIGEIPVGPSVLANPRKGTIPRELTHQDITAIVKAFQNAARRVKEAGFDGVEIHSAHGYLLNQFFSPLTNKRVDEYGGDVHNRIRLHREVIAAVREVVGEDYPILLRLGASDYIEGGTTIEDSKIAAQEFEKAGVNILDISGGFSGYVVPGNNSQGYFAPLTEAIKQVVSIPVILTGGIIDVQVAEQLLAEGKADLIGVGRAVFKDSNWAKKAVESLR is encoded by the coding sequence ATGTCATATTTACTTCAATCATTGCAAGCGGGTTCTTTGAGCCTGGCTAATCGTTTAGTTATGCCACCAATGGCTACCTCTAAAGCTGATAGTGATGGCAAGGTAAATGCAGGAGTACTAGATTACTATACGGAAAAATCCGCGGGCGGGTATTTATCACTTGTTATTATAGAACATAGTTTTATTCAGCAAGCAGGCAAGGCCAGTGAAAATCAGCTTTCTGTTGCCGATGATAGTGTAATAGAAGAATTAAGAAAGTTAGCGAATGTGATTCATCGCAATGGAGCTAAGGCTATCATGCAAATTAATCATGCAGGGAGTGCCGCTGATGAAAAGGTTATCGGCGAAATTCCCGTGGGACCTTCTGTCCTAGCCAATCCACGCAAAGGAACAATTCCTAGAGAACTTACCCACCAGGATATTACTGCTATTGTCAAAGCGTTTCAAAATGCTGCCCGTCGCGTCAAAGAAGCTGGTTTTGACGGAGTGGAAATTCATTCTGCCCATGGATACCTGTTAAACCAATTTTTTTCTCCTTTGACAAATAAGCGTGTCGATGAGTACGGTGGAGATGTACACAACCGTATTCGCCTTCATCGAGAGGTCATAGCAGCGGTACGTGAAGTCGTGGGTGAGGATTATCCGATTCTATTGCGCTTAGGAGCTTCGGATTATATAGAGGGCGGAACAACCATTGAAGATAGCAAAATTGCCGCACAAGAATTTGAAAAAGCTGGCGTCAATATCTTAGATATATCGGGTGGTTTTTCAGGTTATGTTGTACCTGGCAATAACTCACAAGGCTATTTTGCCCCACTTACTGAAGCTATTAAGCAAGTGGTGTCCATCCCGGTCATCCTTACTGGTGGTATTATTGATGTGCAAGTGGCTGAGCAGTTACTAGCAGAAGGTAAAGCAGACCTTATTGGTGTAGGTAGAGCTGTATTTAAAGATTCTAACTGGGCGAAAAAAGCTGTTGAAAGCCTTCGCTAA
- the fabF gene encoding beta-ketoacyl-ACP synthase II produces MNRRVVITGMGAVSSLGCGADTLWNSIKQGKSGISRIERIDVSDLPTQVGAEVRDFDANQFVEKKEIKRLDRFTQYALAATQMAVEEAKIDFAAVDKERVGVIIGTGIGGIETIENQHSLLLEKGTNRISPFLVPMMLPNMAAGLVAIKYGAKGFSECTVSACASSTNAIGDAYKIIQRNAADVMIAGGAEASITRLALAGFCAMKAMSTNLDATTASRPFDLERDGFVLGEGAGSLIIEELNHALARGATIIAEIVGYGCTNDAYHITAPDESGAARCMKLAIEDAGLKPQNIGYINAHGTSTPLGDKNETNAIKTVFQKHAYELAVSSTKSMTGHLLGAAGAIEAIITASALKDGFLPPTINYKTKDQGCDLYYVPNEGKKADLSYALTNSFGFGGHNATLVLKAF; encoded by the coding sequence ATGAATAGACGTGTAGTTATTACAGGTATGGGGGCTGTATCTTCTTTAGGATGTGGCGCAGATACACTTTGGAATTCAATCAAGCAGGGGAAATCTGGAATAAGTAGAATTGAGAGAATTGATGTATCTGATTTACCTACGCAAGTAGGAGCGGAAGTAAGGGATTTTGATGCCAATCAGTTTGTGGAGAAGAAGGAAATTAAAAGGTTGGATCGCTTTACGCAATATGCCTTGGCTGCTACCCAAATGGCAGTTGAGGAAGCAAAAATAGATTTTGCTGCAGTAGATAAGGAGCGTGTCGGTGTAATTATCGGAACAGGCATTGGCGGTATAGAAACCATAGAAAATCAGCATAGCTTGCTTTTAGAAAAAGGAACCAATAGAATTAGTCCCTTCTTAGTACCCATGATGCTGCCTAATATGGCTGCGGGACTTGTTGCAATTAAATATGGCGCTAAGGGATTCAGTGAATGTACTGTTTCAGCTTGTGCTTCATCGACCAATGCGATTGGTGATGCTTATAAAATCATTCAAAGAAATGCCGCTGATGTGATGATTGCAGGTGGAGCGGAGGCATCCATTACAAGATTAGCATTAGCAGGTTTTTGTGCAATGAAAGCTATGTCAACCAATCTGGATGCCACCACAGCTTCTAGGCCTTTTGATTTAGAGCGCGATGGATTTGTCCTAGGAGAAGGTGCAGGTAGCCTTATTATCGAAGAGTTAAATCATGCTTTAGCGCGAGGAGCTACTATTATTGCAGAAATTGTAGGTTATGGCTGTACGAATGATGCATATCATATTACTGCTCCTGATGAGAGCGGGGCCGCCCGATGTATGAAGTTAGCAATAGAGGATGCCGGGCTAAAGCCGCAGAATATTGGTTATATAAATGCCCATGGTACATCAACGCCATTAGGTGATAAGAATGAAACAAACGCAATAAAAACCGTTTTTCAAAAGCATGCATATGAGCTTGCGGTAAGTTCAACAAAATCCATGACGGGTCATTTATTAGGAGCAGCGGGAGCGATTGAGGCTATTATAACCGCTTCTGCTCTGAAAGATGGTTTTTTACCACCAACGATCAATTACAAAACAAAAGACCAGGGGTGTGATTTATATTATGTGCCAAACGAAGGGAAAAAGGCAGACTTATCTTATGCCTTGACAAACTCCTTTGGTTTTGGCGGGCATAATGCAACACTGGTTTTAAAAGCGTTTTAA
- a CDS encoding helix-turn-helix domain-containing protein: MIDMKEIVAASVNYIENNIYNKISLDDIAQQSGISKYHLHRMFKSLTGESLMEYVQSRKLSSSINELIHTNMRIIDIALDYGFDYEQSYIRAFRKKFGHTPLKVRSENLSLIIKEKLNIHDILSLNNSIIYKPFFVYKPKMYLVGKQHKIVSKSGDKTANAYGNDFYYNHSHKIVNAVNPAVYFGYTDWSRNDEGYIYYIPSLEVPNLSHIPEGMKGISIPAHKYVAFRFVGFFHPNDINGRQVGRLLVHMYSKWIFKSGFKFAEPFRFEYIDTSVSKDNYCELDIYQPIMENDRKNLY; this comes from the coding sequence ATGATAGATATGAAAGAGATTGTAGCGGCAAGTGTTAATTATATTGAGAATAACATCTATAACAAGATTAGCTTAGATGATATTGCCCAGCAATCAGGCATATCAAAATATCATTTGCATAGAATGTTTAAGTCCTTAACAGGTGAGTCTTTGATGGAGTATGTTCAGTCTCGAAAACTTTCGTCTAGCATAAACGAATTGATTCATACCAATATGAGAATTATAGATATTGCGTTAGATTATGGTTTTGATTATGAACAATCTTATATAAGGGCCTTTCGTAAAAAGTTTGGGCATACGCCGCTAAAAGTACGTTCAGAAAATCTATCCTTAATCATTAAGGAAAAATTGAATATACATGATATTTTATCCCTTAATAATTCCATTATCTATAAACCATTTTTTGTTTATAAACCAAAAATGTATTTAGTGGGTAAGCAACATAAAATAGTAAGTAAATCTGGCGATAAGACTGCCAATGCCTATGGGAATGATTTTTATTATAATCATTCCCATAAGATTGTAAATGCAGTGAACCCAGCAGTATATTTTGGTTATACAGACTGGAGTAGAAATGATGAGGGATATATTTATTATATTCCCTCTCTTGAAGTCCCCAATTTATCTCATATACCTGAGGGAATGAAAGGAATTTCAATACCGGCGCACAAATATGTAGCCTTTCGCTTTGTAGGGTTTTTTCATCCCAATGATATTAATGGCAGGCAAGTAGGGCGGTTATTAGTTCATATGTATTCCAAATGGATTTTTAAGTCAGGTTTTAAGTTTGCTGAACCCTTTCGATTTGAGTACATTGATACTTCTGTATCAAAAGATAATTATTGTGAATTAGATATATACCAACCTATCATGGAAAATGATAGGAAAAATTTATACTAG